From a single Solanum dulcamara chromosome 4, daSolDulc1.2, whole genome shotgun sequence genomic region:
- the LOC129884495 gene encoding uncharacterized protein LOC129884495 codes for MGSCTSSPLMTKQSGSVMNLPVTKVAMVIQMNGKLQEFRQPITAGEILVQNPDFFLCSSEAMNVNSLVPQLAKDEILQLGQLYFLLPVSKLQTPFSLQDICVLAVKASTALNDYFNLSTIVDGSSRILTRRFKKMHDCHAKDLNLRSKVFESSLPLQ; via the coding sequence atgggTAGCTGTACATCATCACCATTGATGACAAAACAAAGTGGAAGCGTAATGAATTTGCCAGTTACAAAAGTAGCCATGGTGATTCAAATGAACGGAAAACTTCAAGAATTCCGGCAGCCCATTACCGCCGGCGAGATCCTTGTCCAAAATCCTGATTTCTTCCTTTGTAGCTCAGAAGCCATGAATGTTAATTCATTAGTTCCTCAATTGGCTAAAGATGAAATCTTGCAGCTTGGTCagctttattttcttttgccgGTTTCTAAATTACAGACCCCATTTTCACTTCAAGATATTTGTGTACTTGCTGTAAAAGCAAGCACAGCTCttaatgattattttaatttgtccACTATAGTGGACGGATCGTCAAGAATTCTAACAAGGAGATTCAAGAAAATGCACGATTGTCATGCTAAGGATTTGAACCTGAGAAGTAAAGTTTTTGAGTCATCTTTGCCACTACAGTAA